A region from the Streptomyces sp. 3214.6 genome encodes:
- a CDS encoding TetR/AcrR family transcriptional regulator C-terminal domain-containing protein produces the protein MPLRKADVVEEALRLLDAEGLDQLTMRKLGASLNVQGGALYRHFENKEALLDAVADKIVEGVGDPLPDVSWPEQIRIVGSRLRAALLSRRDGARVVAGTFAPGANTVIGSDTAVQVLCRAGLAPAQAGWVSFAIFYYVLGHTIEEQAQLRLPPDHDWRVRTQGLNVDVSPQYAAALDSLTDADPAERFDYGLNIFIEGLCRLQEVRPVQEEAGAVSLPGRGVGN, from the coding sequence ATGCCGCTGCGCAAAGCCGACGTGGTCGAGGAAGCGCTGCGCCTTCTCGACGCCGAGGGCCTGGACCAGCTCACGATGCGCAAGCTCGGCGCATCGCTCAACGTGCAAGGCGGCGCCCTGTATCGGCACTTCGAGAACAAGGAGGCCTTGCTCGACGCGGTGGCCGACAAGATCGTCGAAGGCGTCGGCGACCCGTTGCCCGACGTCTCCTGGCCGGAGCAGATCCGGATCGTCGGCAGCCGGCTCCGCGCGGCCTTGCTCAGCCGTCGCGACGGCGCTCGGGTGGTTGCCGGCACGTTCGCACCCGGAGCCAACACGGTCATCGGCTCGGACACGGCGGTCCAGGTGCTCTGCCGGGCGGGTCTGGCCCCCGCCCAGGCGGGCTGGGTCAGCTTCGCCATCTTCTACTACGTGCTCGGCCACACCATCGAGGAACAGGCCCAGCTGCGGTTGCCGCCCGACCATGACTGGCGAGTCCGCACCCAGGGGCTCAACGTCGATGTGTCACCGCAGTATGCGGCGGCACTCGACTCGCTGACGGACGCGGATCCGGCGGAACGGTTCGACTACGGGTTGAACATCTTCATCGAAGGGCTCTGCCGCCTCCAGGAGGTCCGGCCGGTGCAGGAGGAAGCAGGGGCGGTGTCACTCCCCGGCCGGGGGGTGGGGAACTGA
- a CDS encoding helix-turn-helix transcriptional regulator, with the protein MGMLVERDEAEKTLVQIWSECSLGRSRTVAIGGPLASGKTALLDSFAHDAADAGATVLEATGSSLERYRPLGIIDQLLRGRRLYSHSAELEVRAVLESGGGAGAHSEISPSVLGLLHSAFQYLTHSPPLVLCIDDAHFMDVESLESLLALMRRMGSAPISIVLTYCPDMGRTSVQRILQAEILRMPNCTQLELEPLSETGVATVLEEYFTLEAAGRIASDCRQLSGGRPLLVHAMAEDHADSASVPAAPRRPLAGPAFGRAVLSCLYRAEPVVLEIARARAALGEFRSAAVVARLCGMDSETVARVAGSPGVGGLLDHDLLGQPSVREAVLGSIPQEERHALRSRVARLLYQEGAPALVTAEHLMRIDETIPWAKQVLCEAADRALAGGDHEAAVRYLERAHRQCAEGRERIDIAAKLADVTWRHDPTAVKSYLPDLVTAVEQGELSVRQSLPVVRSLLWNGQVEQATRVMACLGDDPHAQVGADAGPYAEQLHLWLPLTYPGIASALGFEEAAPLDAGLGTPEQRSAAALGAVLRGADEEGAVPAAELVLREALAGAASPASSLASLMVLVYADHLDKASAWCDALLASLGETHGLVWNAMFTSARAQIHYRLGDLPNARRQAQAALALMPREGWGVAVVLPLSLLVLTATAMGNLDEAESHLEIPVPRAAFGTLGGVVYLDARGQYHLARGHHDAALQDFLAAGHLMKLGEADCPSAVPWRANAARAYLHKGLVTQARELLTEQMTLLPPGHPRTRGLTYRAMAATLRPDERPPVLLKAADILDRCGDSLNLAYTLSDLGHAYESLGEVGQARRHADQARALADRCAAAPLLPPSAPAADERRGAELLGEAATPARRLSSAEWRVAELAARGATNEQIARKLFITVSTVEQHLTRAYRKLGIRRRTQLPSCLSELVP; encoded by the coding sequence ATGGGGATGCTGGTCGAACGGGACGAGGCAGAAAAGACGCTGGTCCAGATCTGGAGCGAGTGTTCGCTGGGCCGCAGTCGGACGGTCGCCATCGGCGGACCGCTCGCCAGCGGAAAGACGGCCCTGCTGGACTCCTTCGCCCACGACGCCGCCGACGCGGGCGCGACCGTCCTGGAGGCCACCGGTTCGAGTCTCGAGCGTTACCGGCCGCTGGGGATCATAGATCAGCTTCTGCGGGGGCGTCGGCTCTACTCCCACAGCGCGGAACTCGAGGTCCGGGCCGTGCTGGAGAGCGGCGGCGGAGCGGGCGCGCACAGCGAGATCTCCCCGTCGGTCCTCGGTCTGCTGCACAGTGCTTTCCAGTACCTGACCCACAGCCCGCCGCTGGTCCTCTGCATCGACGATGCGCATTTCATGGACGTCGAGTCGCTGGAGAGCCTGCTCGCGCTCATGCGGCGGATGGGCAGCGCGCCGATATCGATCGTCCTCACCTACTGTCCCGACATGGGCCGGACCAGCGTTCAGCGCATACTCCAGGCCGAGATCCTCAGGATGCCGAACTGTACCCAGCTGGAACTCGAGCCGCTCTCGGAGACGGGGGTCGCGACGGTGCTCGAGGAGTATTTCACCCTTGAGGCGGCGGGCCGGATCGCTTCCGACTGCAGGCAGCTCAGCGGCGGCCGGCCGTTGCTGGTGCACGCCATGGCCGAGGACCATGCCGACAGCGCATCGGTCCCGGCCGCGCCGCGGCGGCCACTGGCCGGCCCAGCCTTCGGCCGTGCCGTCCTGAGCTGCCTCTACCGGGCCGAGCCCGTCGTGCTCGAGATCGCGCGGGCGAGGGCCGCGCTGGGGGAGTTCCGGTCGGCGGCCGTGGTCGCGCGACTCTGCGGCATGGACTCGGAAACCGTCGCGCGGGTCGCCGGCTCTCCCGGCGTCGGTGGACTGCTGGACCATGACCTTCTCGGGCAGCCGAGCGTGCGTGAGGCCGTGCTCGGCAGCATCCCCCAGGAAGAACGCCACGCCCTGCGGTCTCGCGTCGCCCGCCTGCTGTACCAGGAGGGCGCCCCCGCCCTGGTGACGGCCGAACACCTGATGCGTATCGACGAGACGATTCCTTGGGCGAAACAGGTGCTGTGCGAGGCAGCGGACCGCGCCCTCGCCGGGGGAGACCACGAAGCGGCCGTCCGCTACCTCGAGAGAGCACATCGTCAGTGTGCGGAGGGGCGGGAGCGGATCGACATCGCGGCGAAGCTCGCCGACGTCACCTGGCGGCACGACCCCACAGCGGTGAAGAGCTACCTGCCCGATCTGGTCACGGCCGTCGAGCAGGGCGAGCTCTCCGTGCGGCAGTCGCTCCCCGTCGTCCGCAGCCTGCTGTGGAACGGCCAGGTGGAGCAGGCGACGCGCGTGATGGCGTGCCTCGGCGACGATCCTCACGCGCAGGTGGGTGCGGACGCCGGCCCGTACGCCGAGCAGCTGCACCTGTGGCTTCCGCTCACATATCCGGGAATCGCATCCGCCCTGGGATTCGAGGAGGCGGCCCCCCTCGACGCCGGCCTCGGCACGCCCGAGCAGCGGTCCGCGGCCGCACTGGGCGCGGTCCTGCGGGGCGCCGACGAGGAGGGAGCCGTCCCCGCCGCGGAACTCGTCCTGCGGGAGGCCCTGGCCGGGGCGGCGAGCCCGGCGTCGTCGCTCGCCTCACTCATGGTCTTGGTCTATGCCGACCACCTCGACAAGGCGTCGGCCTGGTGCGATGCCCTTCTCGCCTCCCTGGGGGAGACGCACGGTCTCGTATGGAACGCCATGTTCACGTCGGCGCGGGCGCAGATCCACTACCGCCTCGGAGACCTGCCGAACGCCAGGAGACAGGCACAGGCCGCGCTCGCGCTGATGCCGCGCGAGGGCTGGGGAGTGGCCGTGGTCCTCCCGCTTTCGCTCCTCGTCCTCACCGCCACGGCGATGGGGAACCTGGACGAGGCCGAGAGCCATCTCGAAATCCCCGTCCCCAGGGCCGCCTTCGGGACCCTGGGCGGAGTGGTCTACCTCGACGCGCGGGGCCAATACCATCTCGCGCGCGGCCACCACGACGCCGCTCTTCAGGACTTCCTTGCGGCCGGACACCTGATGAAGCTGGGGGAGGCCGACTGTCCGTCGGCGGTGCCCTGGCGCGCCAACGCCGCCCGCGCGTATCTCCACAAGGGCCTTGTGACGCAGGCGAGGGAACTCCTGACGGAACAGATGACGCTGCTCCCGCCGGGACACCCGCGCACCCGCGGCCTGACCTACCGGGCCATGGCGGCCACCCTCCGCCCGGACGAACGTCCGCCGGTGCTGCTGAAGGCGGCGGACATTCTCGACCGCTGCGGCGACTCGCTGAACCTCGCGTACACCCTCTCCGACCTGGGCCACGCCTACGAGTCACTGGGCGAGGTCGGCCAGGCCCGCCGCCACGCCGACCAGGCGAGGGCACTGGCGGACCGGTGCGCCGCGGCACCGCTGCTGCCACCGTCGGCACCGGCGGCCGACGAGAGAAGGGGAGCGGAGCTCCTCGGCGAGGCCGCGACACCCGCCCGCCGGCTCAGCTCGGCGGAATGGCGGGTGGCGGAGCTGGCCGCCCGGGGTGCCACGAACGAGCAGATCGCCCGAAAGCTCTTCATCACGGTCAGCACCGTCGAACAGCACCTCACCCGCGCCTACCGAAAACTCGGCATCCGCCGCCGCACCCAACTCCCTTCGTGTCTGTCCGAGCTCGTCCCATGA
- a CDS encoding MFS transporter, translated as MSEPRVASAPPVLRPNLPLGVVVAMSCLALFMVVLDATIVTVALPDMRTGLNLSNDQQQWVVSGYLLTLGGFLLLAARAGDLFGHKRVFLFGVVVFTAASLIGGLASDAAVLITARIAQGAGAAAMAPTSLSLITASHTDEHERERALALWSMMGGIAGLIGVVLGGVLTAELNWRWVLFVNVPPGVALLVTGVLFLLPSANTERTRLDLPGALCVTLGVGALTYGLSEASAKGWGSPSVVLPLVAAVVLIALFLVAEARSSHPLIPLDLIRPRTLRIANLLMFFLGVTLTALLFFLSLYCQQVLGYSALRTGMAMLPITVIFIVGGITSRVLTPKVGPRRMLVVGGLIATAGIAWLTTIPSHPAYVTHILGPNVVGGFGVSLMLLAVTISGTTDVDPKNAGAASGLLNTSRQIGGAIGLAVLVNVASSVTRNASHDSSHLDALVQGYRVAFLVNAGLMLVAALAALALPAMAPGKQTTDEALQGRPATTRP; from the coding sequence ATGTCTGAGCCACGAGTCGCGTCCGCACCCCCTGTTCTCCGGCCGAATCTGCCACTGGGCGTCGTCGTGGCGATGTCCTGCCTCGCCCTGTTCATGGTCGTGCTCGACGCCACCATCGTCACCGTGGCCCTGCCGGACATGCGCACCGGGCTGAACCTGTCGAACGACCAGCAGCAGTGGGTCGTCAGCGGCTACCTGCTCACCCTGGGCGGCTTCCTGCTCCTGGCGGCCAGGGCCGGCGACCTCTTCGGGCACAAACGGGTGTTCCTGTTCGGGGTGGTCGTCTTCACCGCCGCCAGTCTGATCGGCGGCCTGGCATCCGACGCGGCCGTTCTGATCACGGCCCGGATCGCGCAGGGCGCCGGCGCTGCCGCGATGGCCCCCACCAGCCTGAGTCTCATCACCGCCAGCCACACCGACGAACACGAGCGCGAGCGCGCCCTGGCGCTGTGGAGCATGATGGGCGGGATCGCAGGCCTGATCGGCGTGGTCCTCGGCGGAGTGCTCACCGCCGAGCTGAACTGGCGCTGGGTGCTGTTCGTCAACGTCCCCCCGGGCGTCGCCCTGTTGGTCACCGGCGTGCTGTTCCTGCTGCCTTCGGCCAACACCGAGCGGACCCGGCTCGACCTGCCCGGCGCCCTCTGCGTCACCCTCGGAGTCGGTGCGCTGACCTACGGGCTCTCGGAGGCCTCCGCCAAGGGCTGGGGTTCGCCGAGCGTCGTGCTCCCGCTGGTCGCGGCCGTGGTCCTCATCGCCCTCTTCCTGGTGGCCGAGGCCAGGAGCTCCCACCCGCTCATCCCGCTCGACCTGATCCGGCCGCGGACCCTGCGGATCGCGAACCTGCTGATGTTCTTCCTGGGCGTGACGCTGACCGCCCTGCTCTTCTTCCTCTCGCTCTACTGCCAGCAGGTCCTCGGCTACAGCGCGCTGCGCACCGGCATGGCCATGCTGCCCATCACCGTCATCTTCATCGTCGGCGGCATCACCTCCCGGGTGCTCACGCCCAAGGTCGGCCCCCGCCGCATGCTGGTGGTCGGCGGCCTCATCGCCACCGCGGGCATCGCCTGGCTGACCACCATCCCCTCCCATCCCGCCTACGTGACCCACATCCTCGGCCCGAACGTGGTCGGCGGGTTCGGCGTCAGCCTCATGCTGCTCGCCGTCACCATCAGCGGCACCACCGATGTGGATCCCAAGAACGCCGGCGCCGCCTCCGGGCTGCTCAACACGTCCCGTCAGATCGGCGGAGCGATCGGTCTTGCCGTGCTCGTGAACGTCGCGTCCAGCGTGACCCGCAACGCGAGCCACGACAGCAGCCACCTCGACGCGCTGGTCCAGGGCTACCGCGTCGCGTTCCTCGTCAACGCGGGTCTCATGCTCGTCGCCGCGCTGGCCGCTCTGGCACTGCCGGCCATGGCACCG
- a CDS encoding response regulator transcription factor, producing the protein MLSDALLLSRSALAALIEKREDLQVVGAVGGDAEALEFAEIHHPDISIISFDGADTSAITLAEKIASLPGCRSLVLAECFTRSIVRQAFSGGVDGMLQRSMPASRFFEALHRVYQGERVFDADLTVAAMSNAGCPLTSRQLAVLERFSRGDSIAEIAARLHLSEGTVRNYLSSLVAKLGARNRIDALRIARDAHWL; encoded by the coding sequence ATGCTGTCGGATGCTTTATTACTTTCCCGAAGCGCGCTCGCCGCATTGATCGAGAAGCGCGAGGATCTCCAGGTTGTCGGGGCCGTCGGCGGAGATGCGGAGGCGCTGGAATTCGCCGAGATTCATCACCCCGATATCTCGATCATCAGCTTCGACGGGGCCGACACCAGTGCGATCACCCTTGCCGAGAAGATCGCGAGTCTTCCGGGGTGCCGGAGCCTGGTCCTGGCCGAGTGCTTCACCCGATCGATCGTCCGCCAGGCCTTCTCCGGCGGGGTCGACGGCATGCTGCAGCGAAGCATGCCGGCCAGTCGCTTCTTCGAGGCCCTGCACCGGGTGTATCAGGGCGAACGCGTCTTCGACGCCGATCTGACGGTCGCGGCCATGTCCAACGCCGGCTGCCCGCTGACGTCGCGTCAACTCGCGGTGCTGGAGCGCTTCTCCCGCGGGGACTCGATCGCCGAGATCGCGGCACGGCTGCACCTCTCCGAGGGGACCGTGCGCAACTACCTCTCGTCCCTGGTGGCGAAGCTCGGCGCGCGTAACCGCATCGACGCCTTGCGGATCGCCAGGGATGCGCACTGGCTTTGA
- a CDS encoding SelT/SelW/SelH family protein — MNRVGRVVQIEYCTQCRWLPRAAWLAQELLITFEAELTELSLKPGTGGVFVVRVDDEVVWDRREQGFPEPTAVKQAVRDRVAPGRSLGHSDKPSRE; from the coding sequence ATGAACCGTGTGGGACGGGTGGTACAGATCGAGTACTGCACCCAGTGCCGCTGGCTGCCCCGCGCGGCCTGGCTGGCGCAGGAGCTGCTCATCACCTTCGAGGCGGAGCTGACCGAGCTGTCCCTCAAGCCCGGCACCGGCGGCGTCTTCGTCGTCCGGGTCGACGACGAGGTGGTCTGGGACCGCCGCGAACAGGGCTTCCCGGAGCCGACGGCCGTGAAGCAGGCCGTACGCGACCGAGTGGCCCCGGGACGGTCCCTGGGCCACTCGGACAAGCCGTCGCGGGAGTAG
- a CDS encoding HipA family kinase, which produces MLTEVIATRYVAPLRSGGSVPGVVEADDLGTYVVKFTGSAQGRKALVAEVIVGELARALGLRFPELVLVHFDPAIADGEPHQEVRELHGASAGLNLGMDYLPGARDFTPEVARTFPVDPLEAGRIVWLDALTVNVDRTVHSSNLMVWPTFGTAPARLWLIDHGAALVFHHRWDGSDPGKRYDFRHHALGHYAPDVRAADAELAPKVTRELLRDIAAEVPDAWLDAEEGFATADDVRTAYVAYLHARVRASAAWLPTDFPTREELAAEEALRAARTQEGRPNWLKRVPDLHGKPAAEQDWSVHLG; this is translated from the coding sequence ATGCTGACTGAAGTCATTGCGACCCGCTATGTCGCACCCCTGCGCTCCGGCGGCTCCGTCCCCGGAGTCGTCGAGGCCGACGACCTGGGCACGTATGTCGTCAAGTTCACCGGTTCCGCGCAGGGACGTAAGGCACTGGTCGCCGAGGTGATCGTCGGCGAGCTGGCCCGCGCGCTCGGGCTGCGGTTCCCCGAGCTGGTGCTCGTGCACTTCGACCCGGCGATCGCCGACGGCGAGCCCCACCAGGAGGTGCGCGAACTCCACGGCGCGAGCGCGGGCCTCAACCTGGGCATGGACTACCTGCCGGGCGCGCGGGACTTCACCCCGGAGGTCGCCAGGACCTTCCCCGTGGACCCGCTGGAGGCGGGCAGGATCGTCTGGCTCGACGCCCTCACCGTGAACGTGGACCGCACGGTGCACAGCTCCAACCTCATGGTCTGGCCGACCTTCGGCACCGCGCCCGCGCGCCTGTGGCTGATCGACCACGGCGCGGCCCTCGTCTTCCATCACCGCTGGGACGGGTCCGATCCCGGGAAGCGGTACGACTTCCGTCACCACGCCCTCGGCCACTACGCCCCCGACGTACGGGCGGCCGACGCGGAGCTCGCGCCGAAGGTGACGCGCGAACTGCTGCGGGACATCGCGGCGGAGGTCCCCGACGCCTGGCTGGACGCGGAGGAGGGCTTCGCGACCGCGGACGACGTCCGGACCGCGTACGTCGCCTACCTCCACGCGCGCGTGCGGGCGTCCGCGGCCTGGCTGCCCACCGACTTCCCGACCCGGGAGGAACTCGCCGCCGAGGAGGCCCTCCGCGCGGCACGCACTCAGGAAGGCCGCCCGAACTGGCTCAAGCGGGTCCCCGACCTGCACGGCAAACCGGCGGCGGAACAGGATTGGTCGGTGCACCTCGGATGA
- the aceB gene encoding malate synthase A, translating to MSAPAPSPLAIVDAEPLPRQEEVLTEAALAFVAELHRRFTPRRDELLARRAERRAEIARTSTLDFLPETAAIRADDSWRVAPSPAALDDRRVEITGPTDRKMTINALNSGARIWLADFEDASAPTWENVVLGQINLADAYTRAIDFTDERSGKSYALRPDEELATVVMRPRGWHLGERHLVDADGNQVPGAFVDFGLYFFHNAQRLLDLGKGPYFYLPKTESHLEARLWNDVFVFAQDYVGIPQGTVRATVLIETITAAYEMEEILYELRDHASGLNAGRWDYLFSIVKNFRDGGAKFVLPDRNAVTMTAPFMRAYTELLVRTCHKRGAHAIGGMAAFIPSRRDAEVNKVAFEKVRADKDREAGDGFDGSWVAHPDLVPIAMESFDKVLGDRPNQKDRLREDVHVEAADLIAIDSLDARPTYQGLVNAVQVGIRYIEAWLRGLGAVAIFNLMEDAATAEISRSQIWQWINAGVEFEHAGNTVKATPELAREVAAEELDNIREEIGEEAFAAGHWQQAHDLLLTVALDENYADFLTLPAYEQLKG from the coding sequence ACCAGCGCCGTCCCCGCTGGCCATCGTCGACGCCGAGCCCCTGCCGCGGCAGGAGGAGGTCCTCACCGAGGCGGCGCTCGCCTTCGTGGCGGAGCTGCACCGCCGGTTCACGCCACGCCGTGACGAGCTCCTCGCCCGGCGTGCGGAGCGCCGCGCCGAGATCGCCCGCACGTCCACCCTCGACTTCCTCCCCGAGACCGCCGCGATCCGCGCGGACGACTCCTGGCGGGTGGCCCCCTCCCCCGCGGCCCTGGACGACCGCCGGGTCGAGATCACCGGCCCCACCGACCGCAAGATGACCATCAACGCCCTCAACTCGGGCGCACGGATCTGGCTCGCCGACTTCGAGGACGCCTCCGCGCCGACCTGGGAGAACGTCGTCCTCGGCCAGATCAACCTGGCCGACGCGTACACCCGCGCCATCGACTTCACCGACGAGAGGTCCGGCAAGTCGTACGCCCTGCGCCCGGACGAGGAGCTGGCGACGGTCGTCATGCGCCCGCGCGGCTGGCACCTGGGCGAGCGCCACCTCGTCGACGCCGACGGCAACCAGGTCCCCGGCGCCTTCGTCGACTTCGGCCTGTACTTCTTCCACAACGCCCAGCGCCTGCTCGACCTCGGCAAGGGCCCGTACTTCTACCTCCCGAAGACGGAGTCGCACCTCGAAGCACGCCTGTGGAACGACGTGTTCGTCTTCGCTCAGGACTACGTCGGCATCCCGCAGGGCACCGTCCGCGCCACCGTCCTCATCGAGACGATCACGGCCGCGTACGAGATGGAGGAGATCCTCTACGAACTCCGCGACCACGCCTCGGGGTTGAACGCCGGCCGCTGGGACTACCTGTTCTCCATCGTCAAGAACTTCCGTGACGGCGGAGCCAAGTTCGTCCTCCCGGACCGCAACGCGGTGACGATGACGGCCCCGTTCATGCGCGCGTACACCGAACTCCTCGTCCGCACCTGCCACAAGCGCGGCGCGCACGCCATCGGCGGCATGGCGGCGTTCATCCCGTCCCGGCGGGACGCGGAGGTCAACAAGGTCGCCTTCGAGAAGGTCCGCGCGGACAAGGACCGCGAAGCCGGCGACGGCTTCGACGGCTCCTGGGTCGCCCACCCCGACCTGGTCCCGATCGCCATGGAGTCCTTCGACAAGGTCCTCGGCGACCGTCCGAACCAGAAGGACCGACTGCGCGAGGACGTCCATGTGGAGGCCGCCGACCTGATCGCGATCGACTCCCTGGACGCCCGGCCGACGTACCAGGGTCTCGTCAACGCCGTACAGGTCGGCATCCGTTACATCGAGGCCTGGCTGCGCGGCCTCGGCGCCGTCGCCATCTTCAACCTCATGGAGGACGCGGCCACCGCCGAGATCTCCCGCTCGCAGATCTGGCAGTGGATCAACGCGGGCGTCGAGTTCGAGCACGCCGGGAACACGGTGAAGGCGACCCCGGAACTGGCCCGCGAGGTCGCCGCCGAGGAACTCGACAACATCCGCGAGGAGATCGGCGAGGAGGCCTTCGCGGCAGGCCACTGGCAGCAGGCCCACGACCTGCTGCTCACGGTCGCCCTCGACGAGAACTACGCGGACTTCCTGACGCTGCCGGCCTACGAGCAGCTCAAGGGCTGA